DNA sequence from the Bacillus pumilus genome:
GAACCAGTTCAATTTTTAAATGGCAGTCTGTCCAAACAGGAACGGGATAAAATGGTGGACCGCTTCCAGAAGAAAGAATTCAACATCTTAATTCTCTCTTTAAAAGCAGGAGGAACAGGACTTAACCTAACCGCCGCAAACCATGTCATTCACTACGACAGATGGTGGAATCCTGCTGTGGAAAACCAAGCGACCGACCGTGCTTATCGAATCGGACAAAAACGATTTGTTCACGTCCATAAGATGATTACAACGGGCACGATTGAAGAAAAAATCGATCAAATGCTCGAAACAAAGCAAACGTTAAATGATCAAATTATCCAAAGTGAAAGCTGGATTACAGAGCTATCGACAAACGAACTAGAGGATTTATTCACATTAAGTGCCGCCGCTCAATCATCTTAATCCAAGCAAAAAGAGGACTTTTCTCAAACATGATGAAAAGTCCTCTTTTTTCATTTCATATGAACATAGGTTAAATGTGCAGTTTTTTCAATGCAGATTTCACGTTCATATACGTATTCAATTCACGGAAGTCTTCTCTCATTTCTCCCATTTTCATCGCAAGGTTCGGTTTAATTCCTGTCACGATGAGTTCCGTACCTGTCATTAAAATCAAATCGTTCAGCTTAAAGATCGCATCTGCCACAAATGAATCAACTTCTAATAAACCAGACAGATCGACAATAAAATAATCGTCCTTGGATTGAGAGATATAGGTGGAGACTGTGGAGATAATCTTATCAAATCTTGGCGCTGTTAACGTACCAATGATCGGTAACACAGAAATACCATCTTTCACAGGAACAATGGGAACGGAAATGTTCAGCACTTCATCAATTGATTGCTCAAGAAGCTCCTGCTGTTCCTTCTCTTTCGTGACATCTTTTTGCAGACCAACGAAATAAAGACGTTTCCCTTCATTTTCGTCAATCCAAAGAGGAGCTACACTTAACTCATTCCAAAACATCTGTCCAGATTTTTTATAATTTTTCAGCTGAACAGTGACAGCCTCTTTGTTCTCAATAGCTGTTCTAATTTGTTGGAGAGCAATTTGCTCTGTTTCATTTCCTTGAAGGAAACGACAATTCTTCCCCAATACTTCGGGTTCTTGATAGCCTGTCATATCTAAAAAGCCCTTGTTCACATATATTAAAGGATTATCAGGTAAAGACGGGTCCGTCACCGTCAGGCCAACCTGAGTATAGTCTAAGGCTTCCTTGATTAAATGCAGATTTTCGGACTTATAAGATTCCAGCGCCATTCGTTTACTCTCCTTAATTTCCTTACAAGCGGGTTATGTTCATAATTAAATTATATGATGTTCCACATCATGTGTAAATAGAAGTAGTTCTGAATTACTCTTTTGTAGAATGCGCTTTATCCTATGTGATTTATACAACGACATCCGATGCATCTATTTCAACAGGTGTCGAATCATATACGCCACACCATGTTCATCATTTGTTAACGTGACATGATCAGCGATTTCTTTCATATCCTGTCTCGCATTGCCCATCGCAACCCCAACACCAGCTGCTCGAAGCATCGATTCGTCATTTAAACTGTCTCCTACAGCCGCTGTCTGGCTTAAAGGAACACCAAGTCGTTCTGCCAGCCTTGTTAATGCCTGGCCTTTAGATGCATCCTTTGAACCAATTTCAAAGTTATGATCGGCTGAACTGACCATTGTGACATCTGAATCATCACCAAACATATCCCATCCTGCCTTCAATCTTTCTTCAAAGAAAGAGAAACCTAAGATGTTGTAGAATGAAAGCTTTCGATCCTCACGAAACAACTCTTTATATGTATCAATATAAGAAAAACCCGACTGACTGTATTGCACTTCTGCCGCTTGTTTTAAAACACTCAGGTCCGCTTCTGGATTTGCACTTTTTAAGCGATCCATTTCAATCGCAAGAAGCTCTCTACCACGATTCGGTGTGAAAATGGCTTCGTTTGTAAAAACTTCATAATAATAATCACGTTCTTCAAGCCACGACAATATGCGTTTGGCCTTTTCTTCTTGTAAAGCAGCTGAATGATATACTTGTCCAGCCGGATCATGAATCACAGCTCCATTGGCACTAATCACCCATGTATTCATCCCAAGCTCATCAAAAATAGACCTCACATCAAAATACGCTCTTCCTGTAGAAACGATAACTTCCAATCCATTCGCCGCTGCTTCCTTTAATGCCTGCTCATTTTCCTGACTCACTTTGTGTTCACTATTCAATAACGTTCCGTCTAAATCCGTTGCAATCAATTGAATGTTTGTCATCGTTCTCTCCTTTTTGTCTCCATTTTGGCTATCATACCGCTGATAAAATCCATCATCAAGAGGTGATCGGTTTATCATTGAATAAAAGGGTACCCGGCCACGCTACATGACCGGATACACACAAGGGGATTTAAGGGGACACATGACCTATACAAAGAAGCGATGGTTCTATTACGCAGTGTTCTTATGCTCAAGGCAGCGTCTATCAGCTTTAGCTAGAGGGGGCTGTCAGATGCTAGACGTTACCTTTTGATTCAGACCGTACCTCCTTTCCTTTCAACTGCCCTTAGTCTACCGAGAAAGGTTGTATATGACAAAACATGAAAATGACAAAATTCCCCCTCAAATTCTCTATTTCCTCTTTAATTTCTGCTTTTTACCGCTTGAGTATAAAACATCATCTTGTTTTGTTTGATGAAAAACTTATTTTTCATAAATTGATAAAAAACATCTGAATGAATCCAATTACTAGAAGGCATGTGAATATAATCAGATCCGTCCCACGCAAACCAATAAAAACAAAGCTGCCCGTCATGAATCGACAATTGAAATTCAAAGTAGTCCATTTGATCCTCGGTGACGTATTGAAACGTGAGTGACTCGCCTTCTTCCATGTACACATCACAAAATGAAAGAATGTCTCCCCACGAATAAACGCGCATTGTGCTCTTTGCCTTCTCCTCGCCAATATGTATGTTTCGCAATTGATAAGACTCCATAAAACATCTCCTTTCACTCATATGCAGCTCGCTTTAAGCAGGCAGCGGTTTCATTTATACAGATGTTGTATGCTATAATGTTACTTACGAATAATGAACGCTTGTGAGGTGCAAAAAATGAAAACCTTTAGGCTGATTGATTTAAAAATCGAACTTGATCCAAAGCAAGATAAAATGTCCAGCATTCCCCTTCGTGACGGTTTAATCATTAATAAAGAAGATGGTGAAAATCACTGGATGATCGAGGCACTCATTCCAAAGAAACATAGACAGGTGTTTGAGGTGCTCTTTCAGCAGCACACTGAAGTGAAGATTCTAGTAACGATCACAAAAGAAAACAACCGCCCTGTTCATCTATCTGTCCAAGTCAAAAACATTGTTGCTTTAGAAGAAAACATTTCTGTGCTGCTCGATGGTAAGATGATTACAAATCGTTACAGAACAGAAACCGAAGAAGTACTTAAAGACCTCGTCAAAGAGGGGCTTTCCGGAGAAAAACTGCTGGATGCATTTAAACAAAACACATAAAAAGAGCGGGATTAGCCGCTCTTAGATAGTTGACAAAGGGCTAAAATGAATCTTATTTTAGCCCTTTGTCTTCCTTTCAGCGTGATAGAAAACCTTTGCAGTCTAGAAAGGGCGAGCACCGAAGCACAGACCTGACAACGAATGCGAGGGTTTGCCTACACGCTGAGAGCGGGGTTAGCCGCTCTTTTTCTATTGCACATCTTTCGATTGGCTTTGATGTTTCAAGAGATCTCTAATTTCAGTTAGTAAAACTTCCGTTTGATCCGGCGTTTCTACAACCTCTTCTTCCTCTACCTTTTTCCGTTTTAATTTATTCAAATAACGAATAAAGATAAAAATGGAAAACGAGATAATCAAGAAATCAATCACTGTTTGTATGAAGCTTCCATATAAAATTTGCGCAGATCCGATCTTAATAGATAGACCGCTAAAATCATGTCCGCCAATAATAATACCGACGAGCGGCATGATCAAATCATTCACAAGAGAAGTGACAATTTTGCCAAATGCTCCCCCAATGATG
Encoded proteins:
- a CDS encoding PAS domain-containing protein, with the protein product MALESYKSENLHLIKEALDYTQVGLTVTDPSLPDNPLIYVNKGFLDMTGYQEPEVLGKNCRFLQGNETEQIALQQIRTAIENKEAVTVQLKNYKKSGQMFWNELSVAPLWIDENEGKRLYFVGLQKDVTKEKEQQELLEQSIDEVLNISVPIVPVKDGISVLPIIGTLTAPRFDKIISTVSTYISQSKDDYFIVDLSGLLEVDSFVADAIFKLNDLILMTGTELIVTGIKPNLAMKMGEMREDFRELNTYMNVKSALKKLHI
- a CDS encoding Cof-type HAD-IIB family hydrolase; this translates as MQLIATDLDGTLLNSEHKVSQENEQALKEAAANGLEVIVSTGRAYFDVRSIFDELGMNTWVISANGAVIHDPAGQVYHSAALQEEKAKRILSWLEERDYYYEVFTNEAIFTPNRGRELLAIEMDRLKSANPEADLSVLKQAAEVQYSQSGFSYIDTYKELFREDRKLSFYNILGFSFFEERLKAGWDMFGDDSDVTMVSSADHNFEIGSKDASKGQALTRLAERLGVPLSQTAAVGDSLNDESMLRAAGVGVAMGNARQDMKEIADHVTLTNDEHGVAYMIRHLLK
- a CDS encoding YwpF-like family protein, translated to MKTFRLIDLKIELDPKQDKMSSIPLRDGLIINKEDGENHWMIEALIPKKHRQVFEVLFQQHTEVKILVTITKENNRPVHLSVQVKNIVALEENISVLLDGKMITNRYRTETEEVLKDLVKEGLSGEKLLDAFKQNT
- the mscL gene encoding large conductance mechanosensitive channel protein MscL gives rise to the protein MLKEFREFAVKGNVIDLAVGVIIGGAFGKIVTSLVNDLIMPLVGIIIGGHDFSGLSIKIGSAQILYGSFIQTVIDFLIISFSIFIFIRYLNKLKRKKVEEEEVVETPDQTEVLLTEIRDLLKHQSQSKDVQ